DNA from Streptomyces sp. Edi4:
ACCGTGAAGGAGCCGACGGTGAAGGTGCTGCCCGCGCTCACCGTCCGCACCCGTCCGTCGTGGCCGCCCAGAGCGGCGGCGACGGCGGCCGTGCCGTAGACCAGGAGTTCGGGCCGGGCTCGGAGAGCTGCGGCGATCAGCTTCTCGTCGAAGTGGTCGAAGTGTTCGTGTGTGATCAGGACGGCGTGCGCCCCGCTGACGGCCCCTGGCGCGTCCGGAGTGAGCGTGCCGGGGTCGATGACGAGACGGGTGCCGTCCTTCTCGACGGTGACGCAGGCGTGGGCGTGCTTGGTGAGCTGCACGGGGGGTTCCTCTCCAAAGGCGGCGGCGATGGTCATGGGCGCAAGCCGAAACTGTACACCTTGGGTGTACAGCTAAGGTGTACACCTTGGCGGTGAGGCGCACGTAAGCTGGGCTCATGGACGACAACCAGCTCGCCGAAGAACTCCGCCTGACCGTAGGCCGGCTGGTACGCACCGTGCGCGCCGCCGACACGTTGCCGGCAGGCGAGTCCGCCGTCCTTGGGTACCTGGACCGGGGCGGCCCGCTCACCACGGCGGACATCGCGCACCAGTGGGGTGTCAGCCATCAGTCGGCCGCCCGGGCCGTCAAGGATCTGGAGGCCCAGGGCCTTCTGGAAGCCGAGGCGCACCCCAGCGACGGGCGCAAGCTCCTGCTCAGCCTCACGTCGGCGGGACGGGAGCGCCTGGCGCGGGAGAGGCAGCGGCGCGCGGACTGGCTCGGCACGGCGATCACCGAAGCCCTCGCCCCCGCCGAGCGAAAAGCCCTCGCGCGCGTCCTGCCCCTGCTGGCGCGGTTGGACACGCACCTGAAGAGCAGGTGAGCAGCGCCGCGCCGGTGCGGGTCCGGCCGCACCGGCGCGTCCTGGACAACTCTCGACGCTGCCCCTGACGCTTCATCACTTAGGCCTGAGAGCAAGCGGGTTCGAAGTCGCCGGGGGGCCGCCCGGCCGCCGGCCCGTGCCCGTGCTGCCAGTGCGGCGGTCAGGGGGCGCGTGATCCCGGATCGCACGGGTCCCGGGAGCCGGCGGGGCCTCAGGCGTCGACGCGGCCCGCCGCCATGGCCTCCGGGCTCATCCGGGTGTCGAAACCGGTCTCGGGATCGACGGTCCTGCCGTACACCCACCAGTTCTCCGACGCGGTCTCCAGGATGCTCATCAAAATGTCCTCGCGGCGCATCCCGGTGTCGGCCACGACCCGGTCGGCGACAGCTTCGAACAGCGCCGCCTTCTGCGCCGGGGGACGGCGGTTGAACGTCATGCGGATGATCACTACGTCGGCGCTGCGTTCCAGGCCGAAGAAGACCGGCGGGTGGCGGAGGTCATGAGGCTCCATGTCGTGCACGACGTGGAAGTAGTCGTCCTCCGGGATCCGGAACACCTCCCGCATCGACGCGTGGACCGCCTCGGACAGCGCCCTGCGGACGTCCGGCGACTTGCCCCTGCGCAGGTAGATCTCGACGAATGGCATGGCGATGCTCCTTGCGGTATGTGGAGTAAGTGGGCTGCTGGGCCGCGCTGTCGGGCGGCTCGCACGGACCACGCTAGGCGCCGCCCCGGCATGCGGCCAGCGAAACTGTGGCATGGTGGGTATGCGTGAACGTCATGGAGCCTTCGCTGACCGGCCTGCGGGTCCTGCGGGAGATCGCCGAGCGCGGCAGCTTCACCGCTGCCGCGTCGTCGCTCGGTTACACCCAGTCCGCCGTCTCGCGGCAGGTCGCCGCACTGGAGCGCGCCTCGGGGGTGCGGCTCTTCGACCGGCGCCCGGGCGGTGTCACCCTCACGGCGCCCGGCCTGACCCTGCTGCGGCACGCGGTGGTCGCCCTGGACGCGCTGGCGGCGGCCGAGCGCGAGCTGAAGGGTCTGGCGCCGGAGCGCGCCGTCGTACGGCTCGGCGCCTTCCCGAGCGCCGGAGCCCTCATCCTGCCGCGTACGCTCGCCGCGCTGCGCCGCACCCATCCCGCCATCCGCGTCACGACCCGCGAGGCAGCAACTCCCGTACTGGTACGGGCACTTCGGGCCCGCACGATCGACCTGGCCGTCCTCGCGGTCCGCCCGCCCTACCGGCCCCTCGACGACCAGAGGCCCCCTTTGGAGTGCGAGACCCTGCTGGAGACGCGGCTGCTGCTCGCGGTGCCGGCGGACGGAGCGCTGGGCGGCCGGGCGGTGGTGGACCTGGAGGATCTGGCCGACCAGGACTGGATCTCGGGCGCCTCCCACCCGGCCGAGCCGACGATGGGTGTCTGGCCCGGCCTGCCCGGGCGTCCGCGCGTCACGCACACCACCCGGGACTGGCTGACCAAACTGCGTCTGGTGGCGGCGGGCTGCGGCATCACCACGCTGCCGCCGGAACTGGCCGACGTGGTCCCCGCGGGCGTACGCCTGATCGAGGTCCGCCAGGGCCCCGCCGAACAGCGCCGCGTCGTCGCGGCCCGCCTGCCGGGCCCACGCCCGGCGGCCCTGGCGCAGGTCATGGAGGTGCTGCGCCGTGAGGCGGCCCCGGGGTCCGGCCGAGAGCGGTGAGATCCACCGCCCAAGCGCGGGCCAGTCCTCCCGTTTTCCTGAAACGGCAACAAAGATTGCCCCGGCGGGCGGCGCACCCCACCCTTGCGGCGGAGGTGATCGCCGTGACCGGCGCAGACAACAACACCAAGGACCGGACCTCGTACGACGTGATCGTGATAGGCGGCGGGGC
Protein-coding regions in this window:
- a CDS encoding MarR family transcriptional regulator — its product is MDDNQLAEELRLTVGRLVRTVRAADTLPAGESAVLGYLDRGGPLTTADIAHQWGVSHQSAARAVKDLEAQGLLEAEAHPSDGRKLLLSLTSAGRERLARERQRRADWLGTAITEALAPAERKALARVLPLLARLDTHLKSR
- a CDS encoding tautomerase family protein, which translates into the protein MPFVEIYLRRGKSPDVRRALSEAVHASMREVFRIPEDDYFHVVHDMEPHDLRHPPVFFGLERSADVVIIRMTFNRRPPAQKAALFEAVADRVVADTGMRREDILMSILETASENWWVYGRTVDPETGFDTRMSPEAMAAGRVDA
- a CDS encoding LysR family transcriptional regulator, translating into MEPSLTGLRVLREIAERGSFTAAASSLGYTQSAVSRQVAALERASGVRLFDRRPGGVTLTAPGLTLLRHAVVALDALAAAERELKGLAPERAVVRLGAFPSAGALILPRTLAALRRTHPAIRVTTREAATPVLVRALRARTIDLAVLAVRPPYRPLDDQRPPLECETLLETRLLLAVPADGALGGRAVVDLEDLADQDWISGASHPAEPTMGVWPGLPGRPRVTHTTRDWLTKLRLVAAGCGITTLPPELADVVPAGVRLIEVRQGPAEQRRVVAARLPGPRPAALAQVMEVLRREAAPGSGRER